The Siniperca chuatsi isolate FFG_IHB_CAS linkage group LG2, ASM2008510v1, whole genome shotgun sequence genome window below encodes:
- the tgm5l gene encoding transglutaminase 5, like isoform X1 — protein sequence MEDLSLQNVNLEKSENLERHRTKGFSSSKALVVRRGTPFKVSLQLEGRPFNPKTDSLSIKVMLGPLYVIMPVTVSKKVSSSHWQAYIDPENLNLQSPSIFISSPASASVGCYRLQLCVFTQNSQKTFAFGKFILLCNPWCREDAVYIPFEDQREEYVQNDSGLLFMGTAMNLVSSPWSFDQYEPGVLETCLNLLQVSPQHQKNGRMDYLNRNNPVYISRVVSAMINSEDDRGVLKGNWSGDFKQGVHPSMWTGSGDILTQWAQSGYSPVKYGQCWVFAAVMCTVMRVLGIPCRVVTNFNSAHDTNGNLVIEEYYTETGQKLNHCKDSIWNFHVWVECNMTRPDVGPGMDGWQVLDPTPQERSEGVFCCGPAPVKAIKDRRIDLLFDIPFVYAAVNADVHSIIVSKGRVLSYNKDTKKVGSLICTKAVGFPRHQNITREYKDIKSPTSSLNSRSSTMSGNSTLRRAGSSKGVSVFLTLDKAPVAGEPVCFTVKVINKQSIAKMMKVHLNAQAKEYNNSPSDTFWETQGVIKMAPMEAKVIHQQILPAQYEDVVGDNLINLAVVLENMSSQERVLASDEFNIASPQLTVQIADGDSIVPNKEQTATVTFTNPFSLPVSGVLTVSGPGLIQGKVQFRMLPLRPGGRVEQHIAFTPNIVGTKMLQASLSLTNNSIIRGFKMVSVRSA from the exons ATGGAAG ATTTGAGTTTACAAAATGTCAATCTGGAAAAATCTGAAAACCTGGAGCGACACAGGACAAAGGGCTTCAGCAGCTCCAAAGCCCTTGTGGTGCGAAGAGGAACCCCATTCAAAGTCAGTCTTCAACTGGAGGGCCGACCCTTCAACCCCAAGACTGACTCTCTGAGTATCAAAGTTATGCTAG gCCCCCTGTATGTGATAATGCCAGTCACTGTCTCAAAGAAGGTTTCTTCCTCCCATTGGCAAGCCTATATTGACCCAGAGAACCTGAACCTCCAGAGCCCCTCCATATTCATCTCCTCTCCTGCCTCTGCCTCGGTGGGCTGCTACAGattgcagctgtgtgtgtttactcagAACAGCCAGAAGACCTTTGCGTTTGGCAAATTCATCCTGCTCTGCAATCCCTGGTGTCGTG AGGATGCAGTGTACATTCCCTTTGAGGACCAGAGAGAGGAGTACGTCCAGAACGACTCTGGGTTGCTGTTTATGGGGACAGCTATGAACCTTGTGTCAAGTCCATGGTCCTTTGATCAG TATGAGCCTGGTGTTCTGGAGACGTGCCTGAATCTGCTCCAAGTCAGCCCTCAGCACCAAAAGAACGGAAGAATGGACTACCTGAACCGAAACAACCCTGTCTACATCAGCCGGGTCGTGTCTGCTATG ATCAACAGTGAGGATGATCGTGGAGTGCTGAAAGGGAACTGGTCAGGTGATTTCAAACAAGGAGTTCATCCCTCCATGTGGACTGGGAGTGGGGATATTTTGACACAGTGGGCTCAGTCTGGTTACAGTCCAGTCAAGTATGGACAGTGCTGGGTGTTTGCAGCTGTCATGTGCACAG TCATGAGAGTTCTTGGCATTCCTTGCCGCGTTGTCACAAACTTCAACTCTGCTCATGACACCAATGGCAACTTGGTGATTGAGGAGTACTACACTGAAACAGGGCAGAAGCTGAACCACTGCAAAGACAGCATATG GAACTTCCATGTGTGGGTGGAGTGCAATATGACTCGCCCGGATGTGGGACCTGGAATGGATGGCTGGCAGGTTCTGGACCCGACCCCCCAGGAGAGGAGTGAAG GAGTGTTCTGCTGCGGCCCAGCCCCAGTCAAAGCAATCAAGGATCGGCGTATTGACCTGTTGTTTGACATCCCCTTCGTCTATGCCGCGGTGAACGCCGACGTCCACTCAATCATAGTGAGCAAGGGACGGGTGCTCAGCTACAACAAAGACACCAAGAAAGTGGGATCCCTTATCTGCACCAAAGCTGTTGGCTTCCCCAGACACCAGAACATCACCAGAGAATACAAAGACATCAAAA GCCCGACTTCATCACTTAATTCAAGAAGTTCCACAATGTCAGGAAACTCGACATTACGGAGAg CAGGTTCATCAAAGGGGGTGTCAGTCTTCCTTACCCTGGATAAAGCTCCTGTTGCTGGGGAGCCTGTCTGCTTCACGGTGAAAGTCATCAACAAGCAGAGCATTGCCAAGATGATGAAGGTGCATCTCAACGCCCAGGCTAAAGAATACAACAACAGCCCCTCAGACACCTTCTGGGAAACCCAAGGTGTCATAAAAATGGCCCCCATGGAAG CCAAGGTTATTCACCAGCAGATCCTCCCAGCCCAGTATGAGGATGTGGTGGGAGACAACCTGATCAACCTCGCAGTAGTCCTGGAGAACATGTCCAGTCAAGAGCGGGTCCTGGCCTCTGACGAGTTCAATATCGCCAGCCCACAGCTCACAGTACAG ATTGCAGATGGAGACTCCATCGTGCCTAACAAAGAACAGACTGCTACGGTGACCTTCACTAACCCATTTTCTCTCCCGGTGAGTGGAGTACTGACTGTATCTGGGCCCGGGCTGATCCAGGGCAAAGTTCAATTCAG GATGCTTCCACTGCGTCCAGGAGGAAGAGTGGAGCAGCACATCGCCTTCACCCCCAACATAGTGGGAACAAAGATGCTGCAGGCCAGCCTGTCACTCACAAACAATTCCATAATCAGAGGCTTCAAGATGGTCTCTGTCCGCAGTGCTTAG
- the tgm5l gene encoding transglutaminase 5, like isoform X2 encodes MEDLSLQNVNLEKSENLERHRTKGFSSSKALVVRRGTPFKVSLQLEGRPFNPKTDSLSIKVMLGPLYVIMPVTVSKKVSSSHWQAYIDPENLNLQSPSIFISSPASASVGCYRLQLCVFTQNSQKTFAFGKFILLCNPWCREDAVYIPFEDQREEYVQNDSGLLFMGTAMNLVSSPWSFDQYEPGVLETCLNLLQVSPQHQKNGRMDYLNRNNPVYISRVVSAMINSEDDRGVLKGNWSGDFKQGVHPSMWTGSGDILTQWAQSGYSPVKYGQCWVFAAVMCTVMRVLGIPCRVVTNFNSAHDTNGNLVIEEYYTETGQKLNHCKDSIWNFHVWVECNMTRPDVGPGMDGWQVLDPTPQERSEGVFCCGPAPVKAIKDRRIDLLFDIPFVYAAVNADVHSIIVSKGRVLSYNKDTKKVGSLICTKAVGFPRHQNITREYKDIKSPTSSLNSRSSTMSGNSTLRRGSSKGVSVFLTLDKAPVAGEPVCFTVKVINKQSIAKMMKVHLNAQAKEYNNSPSDTFWETQGVIKMAPMEAKVIHQQILPAQYEDVVGDNLINLAVVLENMSSQERVLASDEFNIASPQLTVQIADGDSIVPNKEQTATVTFTNPFSLPVSGVLTVSGPGLIQGKVQFRMLPLRPGGRVEQHIAFTPNIVGTKMLQASLSLTNNSIIRGFKMVSVRSA; translated from the exons ATGGAAG ATTTGAGTTTACAAAATGTCAATCTGGAAAAATCTGAAAACCTGGAGCGACACAGGACAAAGGGCTTCAGCAGCTCCAAAGCCCTTGTGGTGCGAAGAGGAACCCCATTCAAAGTCAGTCTTCAACTGGAGGGCCGACCCTTCAACCCCAAGACTGACTCTCTGAGTATCAAAGTTATGCTAG gCCCCCTGTATGTGATAATGCCAGTCACTGTCTCAAAGAAGGTTTCTTCCTCCCATTGGCAAGCCTATATTGACCCAGAGAACCTGAACCTCCAGAGCCCCTCCATATTCATCTCCTCTCCTGCCTCTGCCTCGGTGGGCTGCTACAGattgcagctgtgtgtgtttactcagAACAGCCAGAAGACCTTTGCGTTTGGCAAATTCATCCTGCTCTGCAATCCCTGGTGTCGTG AGGATGCAGTGTACATTCCCTTTGAGGACCAGAGAGAGGAGTACGTCCAGAACGACTCTGGGTTGCTGTTTATGGGGACAGCTATGAACCTTGTGTCAAGTCCATGGTCCTTTGATCAG TATGAGCCTGGTGTTCTGGAGACGTGCCTGAATCTGCTCCAAGTCAGCCCTCAGCACCAAAAGAACGGAAGAATGGACTACCTGAACCGAAACAACCCTGTCTACATCAGCCGGGTCGTGTCTGCTATG ATCAACAGTGAGGATGATCGTGGAGTGCTGAAAGGGAACTGGTCAGGTGATTTCAAACAAGGAGTTCATCCCTCCATGTGGACTGGGAGTGGGGATATTTTGACACAGTGGGCTCAGTCTGGTTACAGTCCAGTCAAGTATGGACAGTGCTGGGTGTTTGCAGCTGTCATGTGCACAG TCATGAGAGTTCTTGGCATTCCTTGCCGCGTTGTCACAAACTTCAACTCTGCTCATGACACCAATGGCAACTTGGTGATTGAGGAGTACTACACTGAAACAGGGCAGAAGCTGAACCACTGCAAAGACAGCATATG GAACTTCCATGTGTGGGTGGAGTGCAATATGACTCGCCCGGATGTGGGACCTGGAATGGATGGCTGGCAGGTTCTGGACCCGACCCCCCAGGAGAGGAGTGAAG GAGTGTTCTGCTGCGGCCCAGCCCCAGTCAAAGCAATCAAGGATCGGCGTATTGACCTGTTGTTTGACATCCCCTTCGTCTATGCCGCGGTGAACGCCGACGTCCACTCAATCATAGTGAGCAAGGGACGGGTGCTCAGCTACAACAAAGACACCAAGAAAGTGGGATCCCTTATCTGCACCAAAGCTGTTGGCTTCCCCAGACACCAGAACATCACCAGAGAATACAAAGACATCAAAA GCCCGACTTCATCACTTAATTCAAGAAGTTCCACAATGTCAGGAAACTCGACATTACGGAGAg GTTCATCAAAGGGGGTGTCAGTCTTCCTTACCCTGGATAAAGCTCCTGTTGCTGGGGAGCCTGTCTGCTTCACGGTGAAAGTCATCAACAAGCAGAGCATTGCCAAGATGATGAAGGTGCATCTCAACGCCCAGGCTAAAGAATACAACAACAGCCCCTCAGACACCTTCTGGGAAACCCAAGGTGTCATAAAAATGGCCCCCATGGAAG CCAAGGTTATTCACCAGCAGATCCTCCCAGCCCAGTATGAGGATGTGGTGGGAGACAACCTGATCAACCTCGCAGTAGTCCTGGAGAACATGTCCAGTCAAGAGCGGGTCCTGGCCTCTGACGAGTTCAATATCGCCAGCCCACAGCTCACAGTACAG ATTGCAGATGGAGACTCCATCGTGCCTAACAAAGAACAGACTGCTACGGTGACCTTCACTAACCCATTTTCTCTCCCGGTGAGTGGAGTACTGACTGTATCTGGGCCCGGGCTGATCCAGGGCAAAGTTCAATTCAG GATGCTTCCACTGCGTCCAGGAGGAAGAGTGGAGCAGCACATCGCCTTCACCCCCAACATAGTGGGAACAAAGATGCTGCAGGCCAGCCTGTCACTCACAAACAATTCCATAATCAGAGGCTTCAAGATGGTCTCTGTCCGCAGTGCTTAG